The genomic DNA TGATGGGAATTAGGGGAGAGAGTCTATGCCTGTACCTGTGCAACGCATTATCAGCTCAAGTGTTACAAGAAACACGGGCAAGTTGCAGTCCGACTTTGAAATGACCGGATTGACAAAGATTCAGACGGATTCCTACGCACGGTTTCTTCAGGCTGATGTGGATCCTGCCCGTCGTAAGCCAGTTGGGCTTGAGGAAATATTGCGGGAAATATTCCCGGTCGAAAGTTTTGATGGACAGTTTCGCCTCGAATATGTCAAGTACGAGCTGGGTAAGCCGCGTTATTCCCCAGTGGAATGCCGTCAGTTGCGATTGACCTATGGTCGTCCTCTGAGGGTCTGGTTGCGATTGCAAAAAGAGCAGGCGATCGAAGAGGAGGTTTATCTTGGCGATCTGCCGATTATGCTGGGCGGTGGCGAGTTTATCGTCAACGGAGCCGAGCGTGTCGTCGTCAGTCAGTTGCATCGGTCTCCAGGTGTCGACTTTGTGATTAATGTCGAGCCGGGAGAGCGTAAGACTCACTCCTGTCGTATTATTCCTGAACGTGGCAGTTGGATTGAATTGCTGATCAGTAAAAAGGAAACGCTGGGGGTTCGTATCGATCAAAGCGGAAAGTTCTCCGCAATGACGCTCCTGCGAGCCATGGATAAAGGGCATTCGACCGATGCGGAATTGGTTAAAATGTTTCATCCGACGGAATCGCTTAAGATCTCAAAAACGGCAGAGGCTTCTGAATTTACCGGTCGGGTTGCAGCTGAAGATGTGATTTACCCTTCAGGTCATGAAAAGTGTGGCGAGATTATTGTCGAGTGTGCACACAAGCTTCTTGAAGTGCAGGCTCTCGAACTGCTTGAGTCAGGCATTAAGCAGATTGAAGTTGTAAAGACGGAAGCAACTGATCCGCTGATCCTCAACAGTATTCTGGAAGATACGACAACAAGTCACGAAGAGGCGTTGTTGCGGATTTATCAGCGTTTACGACCTGGTAATCCGCCTCAGTTGGATAAGGCGATTGAACTGTTCAAAGAGAAATTCTTTGACTTGAATCGCTATCGTCTCGGCCGAGTTGGTCGATTCCGTATCAATCGGAAATTCCAGCAGGATATTTCTGATGACGAAATGACACTGCGTCCCGAAGACTTTGCCAACTCGATTCATTACCTGATGCGCTTGCGTGGCGATGACGATTCTGCTCATGTCGATGATATCGATAACCTCGGTAACCGCCGTCTGCGAACGATTGATGAACTGGCCAACGACGAAATCCGCAAAGGTTTCCTGAAGCTTCGACGTACTGTTCAGGAGCGCATGAGTCTCAAAGATGTCGAGACAATGACGCCCCGGACATTGGTGAATCCTAAGAGTATTTCAGCGGCCATCGAGTTCTTCTTCGGTCGAAGTGAATTGTCTCAGGTTGTCGACCAGACTAACCCATTGGCAATGTTGACTCACGAACGTCGTCTGAGTGCATTGGGTCCAGGGGGTTTGAATCGTAAGCGTGCAGGTTTCGAAGTTCGTGATGTTCACATTTCCCACTATGGTCGAATCTGTCCGATTGAAACACCGGAAGGTACAAACATCGGCTTGATTTCAAGTCTTGGTGTTTATGCCAAAGTGGATGATTATGGGTTCCTGATCACGCCGTATCTTAAGGTCGTTAACGAAAAGGTGACCGACGAAATCGAGTGGTTGCGAGCCGATGAAGAAGCTAAGGTTTATGTGGCTCCAGCCGATACACCATTAGAAAATGGTAAGATCGTCGATGAGCGAATTCTGGCCCGTTATCGCCACGAATTTGTCTGGACTGTAAAGCCGAACATCCAGTACTTCGATATTTCACCAAGTCAGATGACGGGGGTCTCCGCCGGTTTGATTCCGTTCCTGGAACACGATGATGCGAACCGTGCCCTGATGGGTTCGAACATGCAACGTCAGGCCGTTCCCTTGCTCATTACTGAGCAACCGGTTGTCGGCACAGGGATGGAGAAGATTGTCGCAGAAAATACTGGCATGTCGGTCTACGCTGAAAAAGCCGGTAAGGTCACGTATGTTGATGCGACTGTCATTGAAATCGATGGCCTCAAGCACCCACTTCGCAAGTACACCGGACTGAATGAACGAACCTGTCTGAATCAGAAGCCTTTGGTTTCAATGGGCGAAAAAGTCAAAAAAGGTCAGCTGCTGTGTGATACGGCTGCGACCCGCGATGGTGAACTCGCCCTCGGACGAAACGTGCTGGTCGCGTTCATGTCGTGGGAAGGTTACAACTTCGAAGATGCGATTATTTTGTCCGAACGACTCGTGAAAGAAGACGTCTATACTTCAATTCATATCGATGAATTTGATGTCGAAATTCGCGAGACCAAACTAGGACGCGAAGAATTTACACGGGACATTCCGAACGTTAGCGAAAAAGCACTACGTCATCTCGATGACAACGGCATCGTTCAGGTTGGAACTCCAGTTTCTCCTGGCGATATCCTCGTCGGCAAAGTGACTCCAAAAGCGAAGTCGGAACTGACACCTGAAGAAAAACTGCTGCATGCCATTTTTGGTCGTGCTGGCGAAGATGTGAAAAACGAATCTCTCGAGGTTCCTTCGGGAGTTGAAGGAATCGTGATTCAAACGGAACGCTTCTCTCGCAGAATGAGTCTGACCGAAGTCGAAAAGAAGAGTTACGAAACCGAACTCAAGCAAGCTGAAAATGAAGGCAACGAACTGGTTGCTGAGGCCTTTAAAGCGTTCTTGAAAATCTTCGAAGCGGCATTGGATAAACATCTTGCTGACGACGATGGTGTCGAATTTCGCTCGATTGAAGACAGCAAAGTCCTGGCTCAACATGCGGAACAATTCAAAGGCAAGTTTGATCAGCTTGATATCCGCAGTCCTCAAAAAGTTGCCGACTGCAAGAAGATTATCAAGGAAGAATGGCGATCGGTTGAAGAAGCCATTGATACCCGCGACGGGAAAATGAATACACTCAAGCGAGGCGATGAATTGCCGAGTGGTGTGTTGCAGATGGTTAAAGTCTATGTCGCATCCAAACGACAGATTTCTGTCGGGGATAAGATGGCTGGTCGTCACGGAAACAAAGGGGTGATTTCGAAAGTTCTGCCAATCGAAGACATGCCTTTCCTCGAAGATGGAACACCTGTTGATATCATTTTGAATCCACTGGGGGTTCCAAGTCGTATGAACGTGGGGCAGATCCTCGAAACTCAGCTTGGCTGGGCTGCACAGAAGCTTGGCTTCCGTGCTTTATGTCCGGTGTTCGACAGTATCGACGAAAATGAAATTTTCGACATCATGGATCAGGCAGGTTTGCCCAAGGATGGTAAGAGCCAGCTCTATGATGGTCGTACCGGTGAAGCGCACGAGCAGAAAACGACCGTTGGTCAGATTTACATGCTCAAACTGCATCACTTGGTTGATGATAAGGTCCACGCACGTGCGACGGGTCCTTATTCGTTGATCACACAGCAGCCGCTGGGTGGTAAAGCTCGGTTCGGTGGACAGCGATTCGGAGAAATGGAAGTCTGGGCTCTCGAAGCCTATGGAGCCGCTTATATTCTGCAAGAACTGTTAACTGTGAAGAGTGATGACGTCGAAGGACGGACTAAGATTTACGAGTCGATGGTCAAAGGCGAGAATACTCTGGAGGCTGGCACTCCTGCCAGTTTTGATGTTCTCAACAATGAAATTCGCGGCTTGTGCCTGAATATGCAACTGGAAAAAACAACCGCGTAATCAGATCAGCTGCAGCCGATCTGATTACTGATGTGATCGTCGCGACGGTGGCGATCTCTCGAATATAACATTCCTCACCCGACAAGGAACTGATCTATGAGCACTGGTGAGATGCAGTACGAACGCGTCAACGATTACGGCTCGATTTCGATCCGCCTGGCAAGTTCACACGATATCCGCAGCTGGTCTTTTGGCGAAGTCAAAAAGCCGGAAACCATTAACTACCGAACGTATCGTCCAGAACGCGATGGATTGTTCTGCGAGCGAATTTTCGGTCCTGAAAAGGACTGGGAGTGTGCCTGCGGCAAATACCGCGGTATGAAATACAAAGGGATGATCTGCGATCGTTGTGGGGTGAAAGTGACTCACTCTCGCGTGCGCCGTAAGCGTATGGGGCATATCGAACTGGCTGCACCGGTTGTGCATATCTGGTTTTTTAAATCGATGCCGAGCCGTCTGGGCGCGCTGTTGAATATGAAAACGACCAGTCTGGAAAAAGTCATCTATTTCCAGGACTACGTTGTTATCGATCCGGGCGATACTCCCCTGCGACTCGGTCAGTTGCTGACCGAAGCCGAAGCTCGACAAGCTTGGGATAAGTATGGCGAAGGATCGTTCGAAATCGAGATGGGTGCTCAAGCCATCAAGAAGATGCTGCAGGCGATCAACCTTGTTGAAGAGTCTGAGAAGCTGCGCAAAGAGCTTAAAACCACGAACAGTCAGCAGAAAATCCGTGATTTGACCAAGCGGCTCAAAATCGTGGAAAGTCTGCGAGACAGCCCGAACAGCCCTGAGTGGATGGTGCTCGATGTTGTTCCTGTCATTCCGCCGGAACTGCGTCCGCTCGTTCTGCTCGATTCGGGTAACTTTGCCACGAGCGACCTGAACGATCTGTATCGTCGAATTATCAATCGAAATAACCGGTTGAAAAAACTGGTCGATCTGAACGCACCGCAGGTCATCGTCAACAACGAAAAACGGATGCTGCAGCAGTCAGTCGACGCATTGTTCGATAATACACGCTGTAAACGCCCCGTGCTCGGTTCTTCGAACCGACCGCTGAAATCGTTGACGGATATGATCAAGGGTAAGCAGGGACGATTCCGCGAAAACCTGCTCGGTAAGCGTGTCGATTACTCGGCTCGTAGTGTGATTGTCGTCGGTCCCGATCTCAAACTACACCAGTGTGGTTTGCCGAAGAAGATCGCCCTGGAATTGTTCCAGCCGTTCGTGATCCGCCGACTCAAAGAACTCGGTCATGCCGATACGATTAAGTCCGCCAAGCGAATGCTTGAACGTAAAGATGAGGACGTTTGGGATATTCTAGATGAGGTGATTACGAATCACCCGGTCCTGTTGAACCGTGCACCGACTTTACACCGAATGGGCATTCAAGCCTTTGAACCGACTCTGGTGGAAGGTCACGCGATTCGAGTCCATCCACTCGTCTGTAAGGGTTTCAATGCCGACTTCGACGGCGACCAGATGGCCGTCCACTTGCCGTTGTCGATTGAAGCGCAGGTTGAAGCGACGACATTGATGATGTCAACAAACAACGTCTTCAGCCCGGCCAACGGTCAACCGATCATTACGCCATCTCAGGATATCGTGATGGGTTGCTATTACCTGACGCTGAGTCGCGGAGGACTCAAGGGTGATGGTTTGATCTTTGCCTCTGTTAATGAAGTCTACATGGCTTATGAACAAGGTAAGGTATCCCGTCATGCGGTCATTAAACTTCGCCTGCCGAAAGGTGTTCAGGTTAAGGGGGATGGGGCGGAAAGCTTCAAGTCCGGTGGTCTGATTGAAACGACTGTTGGTCGTGTCATGTTCAACGAAGAGATCGTCGCCAAAGGCATGTCCTTCTATAATCGGACGATGAAAAGTCGCGATCTCTCCAACGTGATTTCCGACTGCTATCTGGAAATGGGACGTCGTCATACGATTGAACTTCTCGATCGCATGAAAGATGCCGGTTTCCGGTCGTCGACTCGCAGTGGTTTGTCATTCGGTACCAGTGACCTGGTGACTCCACCAAGCAAAGAAAAAATCATTGCCGAAGCCGAATCCATCGTTCTCAAACAGCAGAAGCTGTACGATCGCGGGATCATTACGAACCAGGAACGATACAACAAAGTACTCGATACCTGGGGTGGTGTTCGTGAAAAAATCACTTCCGAGATGATGGTCGAAATGGAAAACGATATTCGCGATGAAGGTCGCTATGTCAATCCAATCTTCCTCATGTCAGACTCGGGTGCCCGAGGGGGTGTTGAACAGATTCGCCAGCTGGCAGGGATGCGTGGTCTGATGGCCAAGCCATCCGGTGAAATTATTGAAACGCCAATTAAGGCGAGCTTTAAGGATGGACTGACAGTACTCGAGTACTTCAGTTCGACTCATGGAGCTCGTAAAGGTTTGGCCGATACCGCTCTCAAGACCGCCGACAGTGGTTATTTAACACGTAAACTGGCAGATATCTGTCAGAACGTT from Rubinisphaera italica includes the following:
- the rpoB gene encoding DNA-directed RNA polymerase subunit beta, which encodes MPVPVQRIISSSVTRNTGKLQSDFEMTGLTKIQTDSYARFLQADVDPARRKPVGLEEILREIFPVESFDGQFRLEYVKYELGKPRYSPVECRQLRLTYGRPLRVWLRLQKEQAIEEEVYLGDLPIMLGGGEFIVNGAERVVVSQLHRSPGVDFVINVEPGERKTHSCRIIPERGSWIELLISKKETLGVRIDQSGKFSAMTLLRAMDKGHSTDAELVKMFHPTESLKISKTAEASEFTGRVAAEDVIYPSGHEKCGEIIVECAHKLLEVQALELLESGIKQIEVVKTEATDPLILNSILEDTTTSHEEALLRIYQRLRPGNPPQLDKAIELFKEKFFDLNRYRLGRVGRFRINRKFQQDISDDEMTLRPEDFANSIHYLMRLRGDDDSAHVDDIDNLGNRRLRTIDELANDEIRKGFLKLRRTVQERMSLKDVETMTPRTLVNPKSISAAIEFFFGRSELSQVVDQTNPLAMLTHERRLSALGPGGLNRKRAGFEVRDVHISHYGRICPIETPEGTNIGLISSLGVYAKVDDYGFLITPYLKVVNEKVTDEIEWLRADEEAKVYVAPADTPLENGKIVDERILARYRHEFVWTVKPNIQYFDISPSQMTGVSAGLIPFLEHDDANRALMGSNMQRQAVPLLITEQPVVGTGMEKIVAENTGMSVYAEKAGKVTYVDATVIEIDGLKHPLRKYTGLNERTCLNQKPLVSMGEKVKKGQLLCDTAATRDGELALGRNVLVAFMSWEGYNFEDAIILSERLVKEDVYTSIHIDEFDVEIRETKLGREEFTRDIPNVSEKALRHLDDNGIVQVGTPVSPGDILVGKVTPKAKSELTPEEKLLHAIFGRAGEDVKNESLEVPSGVEGIVIQTERFSRRMSLTEVEKKSYETELKQAENEGNELVAEAFKAFLKIFEAALDKHLADDDGVEFRSIEDSKVLAQHAEQFKGKFDQLDIRSPQKVADCKKIIKEEWRSVEEAIDTRDGKMNTLKRGDELPSGVLQMVKVYVASKRQISVGDKMAGRHGNKGVISKVLPIEDMPFLEDGTPVDIILNPLGVPSRMNVGQILETQLGWAAQKLGFRALCPVFDSIDENEIFDIMDQAGLPKDGKSQLYDGRTGEAHEQKTTVGQIYMLKLHHLVDDKVHARATGPYSLITQQPLGGKARFGGQRFGEMEVWALEAYGAAYILQELLTVKSDDVEGRTKIYESMVKGENTLEAGTPASFDVLNNEIRGLCLNMQLEKTTA
- the rpoC gene encoding DNA-directed RNA polymerase subunit beta'; the protein is MSTGEMQYERVNDYGSISIRLASSHDIRSWSFGEVKKPETINYRTYRPERDGLFCERIFGPEKDWECACGKYRGMKYKGMICDRCGVKVTHSRVRRKRMGHIELAAPVVHIWFFKSMPSRLGALLNMKTTSLEKVIYFQDYVVIDPGDTPLRLGQLLTEAEARQAWDKYGEGSFEIEMGAQAIKKMLQAINLVEESEKLRKELKTTNSQQKIRDLTKRLKIVESLRDSPNSPEWMVLDVVPVIPPELRPLVLLDSGNFATSDLNDLYRRIINRNNRLKKLVDLNAPQVIVNNEKRMLQQSVDALFDNTRCKRPVLGSSNRPLKSLTDMIKGKQGRFRENLLGKRVDYSARSVIVVGPDLKLHQCGLPKKIALELFQPFVIRRLKELGHADTIKSAKRMLERKDEDVWDILDEVITNHPVLLNRAPTLHRMGIQAFEPTLVEGHAIRVHPLVCKGFNADFDGDQMAVHLPLSIEAQVEATTLMMSTNNVFSPANGQPIITPSQDIVMGCYYLTLSRGGLKGDGLIFASVNEVYMAYEQGKVSRHAVIKLRLPKGVQVKGDGAESFKSGGLIETTVGRVMFNEEIVAKGMSFYNRTMKSRDLSNVISDCYLEMGRRHTIELLDRMKDAGFRSSTRSGLSFGTSDLVTPPSKEKIIAEAESIVLKQQKLYDRGIITNQERYNKVLDTWGGVREKITSEMMVEMENDIRDEGRYVNPIFLMSDSGARGGVEQIRQLAGMRGLMAKPSGEIIETPIKASFKDGLTVLEYFSSTHGARKGLADTALKTADSGYLTRKLADICQNVVITMEDCGTTQGITKGIVYRGENVEVSLADAIRGRVSRTNIVNPITDEVIVREGDLITVEKALKIEDLGLEKIQVRSPMACEAELGMCRKCYGMDLSTGSMAEDGLAVGIIAAQSIGEPGTQLTMRTFHIGGVAQRDMEESELKCRKGGYIRYARIRTVVNNEGHNVVLTRNGEAVVMDAKHREIESYRIPNGSILMVTEGQQVEPNTVICQWDPHAVPILAEVGGKVRYDDIIEGRTIRSEKDRSGNVRKTIIEHKGDLHPQIILEDGTGKILDFYYLPERATVEITEGAEITAGTVLGKLPRESGGTQDITGGLPRVTELFEARKPKDPAVLAEIDGVVELLAEKKRGKRIVVVRSPDGTEVEHVIPHGKQLLVHSGDEVVAGDALVRGPLVPHDILRVSGENAVHEYLLHEIQNVYRAQRVGIDDKHIEIVVSQMLRKLKVDDVGDTDLLPGSLVDKIEFRHSIDRLQQCLRIAEPGDTEYEIGDVVQKEELDEVNAQIEAEGGQIAIGKAPHPAVGSTQLLGITKAAVQSESFISAASFQETTKVLTEAALAGKRDYLVGLKENVILGHLIPAGTGFHTHQESEVRIRPEALQELQEEKERILAARMDLLNQMGGDGNGAGQSSGMSHTPAPSTMTHERPAPGAGLGSVVPDGE